DNA from Rhodobacteraceae bacterium M382:
CGAAGCGCAGGCCTTTGCCCATCTGGCCGTGCGTGTGGCCCGGGGAATGGCGACGTCCTGTCCTGGGACAACCGGGGTGCGCGCCTGTGTCGGTGGCGGCACCCTCAGCGTTCCCGAAGATTAGGTTTTTGGTGTAACGTCTAGTTTTGCAAGTTTTTTATGTATTCTCCTGTGAACACAGCATAGCCTGGTGACGTTGATTTCAGATGCGCCCGGGTTATCGCATGGAACGCGGGCAATTGGTGAAACGGCACATTCGGGAACGAATGATGTTCCGCATGGTAAGGCATGTTCCAGGCCAGAAACCGCACAAGGCGGTTGGTGAATGTGGTGCGCGAGTTTTCCAACATATTGGCCACAGGCGGGCACAGCCCGTGTTCAGCCAACAGATAGGCCCGCAGGAACGGTTGGCCGATCAGCACCGGTATCAGCCAGACCCACAGCAACAAAGGTGAATACAGCAGGCTGGCCAGAGCGACGCCATAGATGGCGAGCAGAATTCGGGCTTCGCGTTGAATATCCTTTTGACGCCGGTCCGGCAGATACGAAGCCGCAGCCTGCCCACGAGCATTTGTGATCAGCGTGCTCAGCATGGCGCGCCAATATCCCCAGCCGCTTAGATAGATCAGCCAGGTGCCCGGCGTTGATGGACGCGGCCCGTGTTCCAGTTCCGGGTCACGTTCGGGGTCATTGGTGAATTTGTGATGTGCCAGGTGAAAATAGCGAAACCAGACAAAGGGCAGGGCAA
Protein-coding regions in this window:
- a CDS encoding fatty acid desaturase, which codes for MSDILDHTALIKALPAETKAQLTKRSDAAGLRHLALYLGAIALCMLGIAVKVPLWPVLMLPLGILLVFLFTLSHECTHQTPFETRWINEAVGHFCAVAIALPFVWFRYFHLAHHKFTNDPERDPELEHGPRPSTPGTWLIYLSGWGYWRAMLSTLITNARGQAAASYLPDRRQKDIQREARILLAIYGVALASLLYSPLLLWVWLIPVLIGQPFLRAYLLAEHGLCPPVANMLENSRTTFTNRLVRFLAWNMPYHAEHHSFPNVPFHQLPAFHAITRAHLKSTSPGYAVFTGEYIKNLQN